In Gambusia affinis linkage group LG06, SWU_Gaff_1.0, whole genome shotgun sequence, one DNA window encodes the following:
- the LOC122832311 gene encoding von Willebrand factor A domain-containing protein 5A-like, with the protein MSNLFCLLTTEKDSVPLKSIDVLLEVKDHVATLVSTLNFQNKEDKPLETVFVFPLPGDAAVCHFSAQIGETHIVAEVMDRQQARQVYDDAVSSGQKVFELEESDESPDIFSLTLGNLPPGESASIRLEYATELAVQADDGLRFCLPAVLNPRYQPQGSEGPSVQVTAVPASLVPYSLSFSARVSSPRPVSKIESNCPLEPLQYLNADQTQATVKLGTGHKFDRDIELLIYYKDAHRPSAVVEAGQASARPGTLMGDPVVMVSLYPEFPESVMSNFTSCGEFVFLLDRSGSMDFPTYCGSRQSRIASAKDTLMLLLKSLPMGCYFNIYGFGDHYEQVFPKSAKYNQKNLKRALKKVEEMGANLGGSEILEPLRQIYRQPCIPKHPRQLFVFTDGEVNYTKAVLDEVKEHSEFHRCFSFGIGEGASSELINGMAREGGGHAQFIIGKERMQPKVMQSLRFALQPLVTDISLSWDLPEGVSATALSQPLTALFQGQRSLIFAQLTGECSEADDGCLTVRFTTAGHPCQNHLHFSLQPACDLDFDQKEDMPFTCSTIHRLAARTLIRSLEQEQREDGKLAEELEKVVDLSVQSGVSSIFTAFIAVNKSNGEPVQGPLIYRENPTCMPLLRGGLSDLMFDDLWGEKNIFRRIFSSIRKRTSASKFGHWQAWKNNLFSASSFKKSQSESIENTGDCGPTKPARDPLLELVSLQDASGCWLLDPCLAAALGKSIEELVKTRPSSAKSKVWGTILALIWLHGYQKDVKVEWELLAMKAALWLRAEKAVCVTVCVEAGNVLLGCNVTTDALGL; encoded by the exons ATGTCCAACCTATTTTGTCTGCTGACCACTGAAAAAGATTCAG TTCCTCTGAAGAGCATCGATGTTCTGCTGGAGGTGAAGGACCATGTGGCTACTCTGGTCTCCACTCTGAACTTTCAGAACAAGGAGGACAAACCTCTGGAAACCGTGTTTGTCTTCCCTCTGCCTGGAGATGCTGCTGTGTGTCATTTCAGTGCTCAGATTGGAGAAACACACATTGTAGCTGAGGTGATGGACAGACAGCAG GCTCGGCAGGTGTATGATGACGCTGTGAGCTCTGGTCAGAAGGTATTCGAATTGGAGGAGAGTGATGAGAGTCCAGATATTTTCTCTCTGACCCTGGGCAATCTGCCTCCAGGAGAGAGCGCCTCCATCAGGCTGGAGTACGCCACTGAGCTGGCTGTGCAGGCTGATGATGGGCTGAGGTTCTGTCTGCCTGCTGTGCTCAACCCTCGATACCAACCTCAGG GTAGTGAAGGTCCCAGTGTCCAGGTGACCGCAGTACCAGCCTCTCTGGTGCCCTACAGTCTGTCCTTTTCTGCCAGAGTGTCCTCTCCTCGTCCAGTCTCTAAAATAGAGTCCAATTGTCCTCTGGAGCCTCTTCAGTATCTCAACGCTGATCAAACTCAGGCCACG GTGAAGTTGGGTACAGGACACAAGTTTGACAGAGACATTGAGCTACTGATTTATTACAAAGATGCCCACCGACCCTCTGCTGTGGTGGAGGCAGGACAGGCCTCTGCCAGACCTG GCACACTGATGGGTGATCCAGTGGTAATGGTGAGCCTGTATCCTGAATTTCCTGAATCTGTGATGTCTAATTTCACATCCTGTGGAGAGTTTGTGTTCTTACTGGATCGATCAGGGAGCATGGATTTCCCGACATATTGTGGAAGTCGTCAGAGTCGCATTGCCAGTGCCAAG GATACACTGATGCTCCTGTTGAAGAGTTTACCCATGGGCTgctatttcaatatttatggttttggagATCATTACGAACAAGTCTTCCC CAAAAGCGCAAAGTACAATCAGAAGAACCTTAAACGGGCTTTGAAAAAAGTTGAGGAGATGGGCGCTAATCTGGGAGGATCGGAGATCCTGGAGCCTCTGCGACAAATTTACAGACAGCCCTGTATTCCTAAACATCCCAGACAA cTCTTCGTCTTCACTGATGGTGAGGTGAATTACACAAAAGCTGTTCTGGATGAGGTGAAGGAACACTCTGAATTTCACAG GTGTTTCTCTTTTGGGATTGGAGAAGGTGCCAGTTCTGAACTCATCAATGGGATGgccagagagggaggaggacaCGCTCAGTTCATCATAGGGAAAGAAAGGATGCAACCAAAA GTGATGCAGTCCCTGAGGTTCGCCTTGCAGCCTCTCGTCACTGACATTTCATTGTCGTGGGATTTACCCGAGGGTGTGTCCGCCACCGCTCTGTCTCAACCACTTACAGCACTTTtccagggtcagaggtcactgatTTTTGCTCAGCTCACCGGAGAG TGTTCTGAAGCAGATGACGGCTGTTTGACAGTGAGGTTTACCACAGCGGGTCATCCATGCCAGAACCATCTGCATTTCTCTCTACAGCCTGCATGTGATCTAGACTTTGACCAGAAAGAAGATATGCCATTCACTTG CTCCACGATCCACAGGCTGGCTGCTCGTACTCTCATCCGCTCCCTGGAGCAGGAGCAAAGGGAGGATGGGAAGCTGGCTGAAGAACTAGAGAAGGTGGTGGACCTCAGTGTCCAGTCTGGAGTCAGCAGCATCTTCACTGCCTTCATTGCCGTCAACAAAAGCAATGGGGAACCTGTTCAAGGTCCGCTGATCTACAGGGAGAATCCTACATGCA TGCCGTTGCTTCGTGGCGGTTTGAGTGATCTGATGTTTGATGATTTATGGGGCGAAAAAAACA ttttcaggcGCATTTTCTCGTCtatcagaaaaagaacatcagcTAGTAAGTTCG GACATTGGCAAGCTTGGAAAAACAATCTATTTTCAG CTTCCAGCTTCAAGAAGAGCCAAAGCGAATCTATTGAAAATACAG GAGACTGTGGGCCCACAAAGCCAGCCAGAGATCCACTGCTGGAGCTCGTTTCGCTGCAGGATGCCTCTGGCTGCTGGCTGCTTGATCCATGTTTGGCTGCTGCTCTTGGAAAAAGCATAGAGGAGTTGGTAAAAACAAGGCCTTCATCG GCCAAAAGTAAAGTGTGGGGCACCATTTTGGCTCTAATTTGGCTTCATGGATATCAAAAGGATGTGAAGGTTGAATGGGAACTTCTTGCTATGAAGGCTGCATTGTGGCTCAGAGCTGAGAAAG CTGTTTGCGTGACAGTGTGTGTGGAAGCTGGGAATGTCCTGTTGGGTTGTAATGTGACGACTGATGCTCTGGGACTCTGA
- the LOC122832308 gene encoding von Willebrand factor A domain-containing protein 5A-like isoform X1, translated as MVSSFPVRWRRKVPVSSGSGTMVNCCGLVTDNKEPVPLKGIDAQLEVKDHVATLVSTLNYENKEDKPLEAVFVFPLPGDAAVCHFSAQIGKTHIVAEVKEKQQAQEEYDDALSSGQQAFLLEESDESPDIFSLKVGRLPPGESASIRLEYVTELAVQADDGLRFCLPAVLNPRYQPQGSEGPSVQVTSVPASLVPYSLSFSARVSSPRPVSKIESSCSLEPLQYINADQTQATVKLGGGHKFDRDIELLIYYKDTHQPSAVVEAGQASAKPGSLMGDPVVMVSLYPEFPQSVMSSLAACGEFVFLMDRSGSMGDRMNNSAPQETRISSARDTLLLLLKSLPMGCYFNIYSFGSSFEHIFPKSVEYNEKTMKEALEKVEKMQSNLGGTEILQPLEHIYSQACILKHPRQLFVFTDGEVGNTKEVTDLVKKNAGSHRCFSFGIGEGASSALINGMAKEGGGHAQFITGADRMQPKVMQSLKFALQPSVADISVSWDLPKGVSATVLSPPITAIFQGQRSLIYAQLTGPSSEAADGSVTVKYSLAGHSSQNQLHFNLKPAEDSGLTVHRLAACTVIRSMESEERTQKINQDEEMKKKVVEISVQSGVSSCFTAFIAVNKDSGEAVQGPMVRRNIPTEMYRICALMDMSYSAPLRSSGFDQSPTYEGSAAKSFNLASKKKKGGIFSGWFGKKSSCKKIERAPNFSSEYSEIGSARLATELPHSLTVGVQSQKDPVLQLVSLQNASGSWMLDEALAAVLGKTKEEVEKAKPELVNSEVWASILALIWLHGFKMDAKEEWELLSMKAASWIKAQNAPCVSECVEAGNKLLHCSMKKEALGL; from the exons ATGGTTTCCAGTTTTCCGGTTCGATGGAGGAGGAAGGTTCCTGTGAGCAGTGGATCAG GTACAATGGTGAACTGCTGTGGTTTGGTCACTGACAACAAGGAACCAG TTCCTCTGAAGGGCATTGATGCTCAACTGGAGGTGAAGGACCATGTAGCTACTCTGGTCTCCACTCTGAACTATGAGAACAAGGAGGACAAACCTCTAGAGGCTGTGTTTGTCTTCCCTCTGCCTGGAGATGCTGCTGTGTGTCATTTCAGTGCTCAGattggaaaaacacacattgtaGCTGAGGTGAAGGAGAAACAGCAG GCTCAGGAGGAGTATGATGATGCCCTGAGCTCCGGTCAGCAGGCCTTCCTGTTGGAGGAGAGTGATGAGAGTCCAGATATTTTCTCTCTGAAAGTGGGCAGGCTGCCTCCAGGAGAGAGCGCCTCCATCAGGCTGGAGTACGTCACTGAGCTGGCTGTGCAGGCTGATGATGGGCTGAGGTTCTGTCTGCCTGCTGTGCTCAACCCTCGATACCAACCTCAGG GTAGTGAAGGTCCCAGTGTCCAGGTGACCTCAGTACCAGCCTCTCTGGTGCCCTACAGTCTGTCCTTCTCTGCCAGAGTGTCCTCTCCTCGTCCAGTCTCTAAAATAGAGTCCAGTTGCTCTCTGGAGCCTCTTCAGTATATCAACGCTGATCAAACTCAGGCCACG GTCAAATTGGGTGGAGGACACAAGTTTGACAGAGACATTGAGCTACTGATTTATTACAAAGACACCCACCAGCCCTCTGCTGTGGTGGAGGCAGGACAGGCCTCTGCCAAACCTG GCTCTCTGATGGGTGACCCAGTGGTGATGGTTAGCCTTTACCCTGAGTTCCCCCAatcagtgatgtcatcactcgCCGCCTGTGGAGAGTTTGTGTTCTTGATGGATCGATCAGGAAGTATGGGCGACCGCATGAACAACAGCGCACCGCAAGAAACTCGCATTAGCAGTGCACGG GACACTCTGCTGCTCCTGTTGAAGAGTTTACCAATGGGCTGCTActtcaacatttacagttttggttCCTCCTTTGAGCACATCTTCCC TAAGAGTGTGGAGTACAATGAGAAGACCATGAAGGAGGCTCTAGAAAAGGTCGAAAAGATGCAGTCTAATCTTGGAGGAACAGAGATTCTTCAGCCTCTCGAACACATTTACAGCCAAGCCTGCATTCTCAAACATCCTCGACAG TTGTTTGTCTTCACTGACGGAGAGGTTGGAAACACCAAAGAAGTTACTGATCTTGTTAAGAAGAATGCAGGCTCCCACAG GTGTTTCTCTTTTGGGATTGGAGAAGGAGCCAGCTCTGCTCTCATCAACGGGATGGCCAAAGAGGGCGGAGGTCACGCTCAATTCATCACTGGGGCTGACAGGATGCAAccaaag GTGATGCAGTCACTCAAGTTTGCACTGCAGCCGTCTGTGGCGGACATTTCTGTCTCTTGGGATTTACCAAAGGGAGTGTCCGCCACCGTTCTCTCTCCACCCATTACAGCAATAtttcagggtcaaaggtcactgatTTATGCCCAGCTTACAGGACCG AGTTCAGAGGCAGCAGATGGCAGTGTGACAGTAAAGTACAGCCTGGCAGGTCATTCCTCTCAGAACCAGCTGCACTTCAATCTCAAACCTGCAGAGGACTCTGG atTAACAGTCCACAGGCTGGCTGCTTGCACTGTGATTCGCTCTATGGAGTCAGAGGAGAggacacaaaaaataaaccaggatgaagaaatgaagaagaagGTGGTGGAGATCAGTGTCCAATCAGGAGTGAGCAGTTGTTTCACTGCCTTCATTGCTGTCAACAAAGACAGCGGCGAGGCAGTTCAAGGACCGATGGTGCGCAGAAATATCCCGACAG agatGTATCGGATTTGCGCCT tgaTGGATATGTCTTATTCAGCTCCACTAAGATCTT CTGGGTTTGATCAATCTCCAACATATGAAG GAAGTGCAGCTAAGTCGTTCAACTTAgcttcaaagaagaaaaaaggtggAATATTCTCTG GGTGGTTTGGCAAGAAGAGCTCTTGTAAGAAGATAGAGAGAGCTCCAAATTTTAGTAGTG AATATAGTGAAATAGGTTCAGCAAGGTTAGCCACTGAACTACCACATTCGCTAACTGTGGGGGTTCAGTCCCAGAAAGACCCTGTGCTGCAGCTGGTGTCCCTGCAGAATGCGTCTGGCAGCTGGATGCTTGATGAAGCTCTGGCTGCTGTGCTGGGAAAAACCAAAGAGGAGGTGGAAAAGGCAAAACCAGAATTG GTCAACAGTGAAGTGTGGGCCTCCATTCTGGCTCTGATTTGGCTTCATGGTTTTAAGATGGATGCAAAGGAGGAGTGGGAGCTTCTGTCTATGAAGGCTGCATCATGGATTAAAGCTCAGAATG CTCCATGTGTGTCGGAGTGTGTTGAAGCTGGAAATAAACTGTTGCACTGCAGCATGAAGAAAGAAGCTCTGGGGCTCTGA
- the LOC122832308 gene encoding von Willebrand factor A domain-containing protein 5A-like isoform X2 yields MVNCCGLVTDNKEPVPLKGIDAQLEVKDHVATLVSTLNYENKEDKPLEAVFVFPLPGDAAVCHFSAQIGKTHIVAEVKEKQQAQEEYDDALSSGQQAFLLEESDESPDIFSLKVGRLPPGESASIRLEYVTELAVQADDGLRFCLPAVLNPRYQPQGSEGPSVQVTSVPASLVPYSLSFSARVSSPRPVSKIESSCSLEPLQYINADQTQATVKLGGGHKFDRDIELLIYYKDTHQPSAVVEAGQASAKPGSLMGDPVVMVSLYPEFPQSVMSSLAACGEFVFLMDRSGSMGDRMNNSAPQETRISSARDTLLLLLKSLPMGCYFNIYSFGSSFEHIFPKSVEYNEKTMKEALEKVEKMQSNLGGTEILQPLEHIYSQACILKHPRQLFVFTDGEVGNTKEVTDLVKKNAGSHRCFSFGIGEGASSALINGMAKEGGGHAQFITGADRMQPKVMQSLKFALQPSVADISVSWDLPKGVSATVLSPPITAIFQGQRSLIYAQLTGPSSEAADGSVTVKYSLAGHSSQNQLHFNLKPAEDSGLTVHRLAACTVIRSMESEERTQKINQDEEMKKKVVEISVQSGVSSCFTAFIAVNKDSGEAVQGPMVRRNIPTEMYRICALMDMSYSAPLRSSGFDQSPTYEGSAAKSFNLASKKKKGGIFSGWFGKKSSCKKIERAPNFSSEYSEIGSARLATELPHSLTVGVQSQKDPVLQLVSLQNASGSWMLDEALAAVLGKTKEEVEKAKPELVNSEVWASILALIWLHGFKMDAKEEWELLSMKAASWIKAQNAPCVSECVEAGNKLLHCSMKKEALGL; encoded by the exons ATGGTGAACTGCTGTGGTTTGGTCACTGACAACAAGGAACCAG TTCCTCTGAAGGGCATTGATGCTCAACTGGAGGTGAAGGACCATGTAGCTACTCTGGTCTCCACTCTGAACTATGAGAACAAGGAGGACAAACCTCTAGAGGCTGTGTTTGTCTTCCCTCTGCCTGGAGATGCTGCTGTGTGTCATTTCAGTGCTCAGattggaaaaacacacattgtaGCTGAGGTGAAGGAGAAACAGCAG GCTCAGGAGGAGTATGATGATGCCCTGAGCTCCGGTCAGCAGGCCTTCCTGTTGGAGGAGAGTGATGAGAGTCCAGATATTTTCTCTCTGAAAGTGGGCAGGCTGCCTCCAGGAGAGAGCGCCTCCATCAGGCTGGAGTACGTCACTGAGCTGGCTGTGCAGGCTGATGATGGGCTGAGGTTCTGTCTGCCTGCTGTGCTCAACCCTCGATACCAACCTCAGG GTAGTGAAGGTCCCAGTGTCCAGGTGACCTCAGTACCAGCCTCTCTGGTGCCCTACAGTCTGTCCTTCTCTGCCAGAGTGTCCTCTCCTCGTCCAGTCTCTAAAATAGAGTCCAGTTGCTCTCTGGAGCCTCTTCAGTATATCAACGCTGATCAAACTCAGGCCACG GTCAAATTGGGTGGAGGACACAAGTTTGACAGAGACATTGAGCTACTGATTTATTACAAAGACACCCACCAGCCCTCTGCTGTGGTGGAGGCAGGACAGGCCTCTGCCAAACCTG GCTCTCTGATGGGTGACCCAGTGGTGATGGTTAGCCTTTACCCTGAGTTCCCCCAatcagtgatgtcatcactcgCCGCCTGTGGAGAGTTTGTGTTCTTGATGGATCGATCAGGAAGTATGGGCGACCGCATGAACAACAGCGCACCGCAAGAAACTCGCATTAGCAGTGCACGG GACACTCTGCTGCTCCTGTTGAAGAGTTTACCAATGGGCTGCTActtcaacatttacagttttggttCCTCCTTTGAGCACATCTTCCC TAAGAGTGTGGAGTACAATGAGAAGACCATGAAGGAGGCTCTAGAAAAGGTCGAAAAGATGCAGTCTAATCTTGGAGGAACAGAGATTCTTCAGCCTCTCGAACACATTTACAGCCAAGCCTGCATTCTCAAACATCCTCGACAG TTGTTTGTCTTCACTGACGGAGAGGTTGGAAACACCAAAGAAGTTACTGATCTTGTTAAGAAGAATGCAGGCTCCCACAG GTGTTTCTCTTTTGGGATTGGAGAAGGAGCCAGCTCTGCTCTCATCAACGGGATGGCCAAAGAGGGCGGAGGTCACGCTCAATTCATCACTGGGGCTGACAGGATGCAAccaaag GTGATGCAGTCACTCAAGTTTGCACTGCAGCCGTCTGTGGCGGACATTTCTGTCTCTTGGGATTTACCAAAGGGAGTGTCCGCCACCGTTCTCTCTCCACCCATTACAGCAATAtttcagggtcaaaggtcactgatTTATGCCCAGCTTACAGGACCG AGTTCAGAGGCAGCAGATGGCAGTGTGACAGTAAAGTACAGCCTGGCAGGTCATTCCTCTCAGAACCAGCTGCACTTCAATCTCAAACCTGCAGAGGACTCTGG atTAACAGTCCACAGGCTGGCTGCTTGCACTGTGATTCGCTCTATGGAGTCAGAGGAGAggacacaaaaaataaaccaggatgaagaaatgaagaagaagGTGGTGGAGATCAGTGTCCAATCAGGAGTGAGCAGTTGTTTCACTGCCTTCATTGCTGTCAACAAAGACAGCGGCGAGGCAGTTCAAGGACCGATGGTGCGCAGAAATATCCCGACAG agatGTATCGGATTTGCGCCT tgaTGGATATGTCTTATTCAGCTCCACTAAGATCTT CTGGGTTTGATCAATCTCCAACATATGAAG GAAGTGCAGCTAAGTCGTTCAACTTAgcttcaaagaagaaaaaaggtggAATATTCTCTG GGTGGTTTGGCAAGAAGAGCTCTTGTAAGAAGATAGAGAGAGCTCCAAATTTTAGTAGTG AATATAGTGAAATAGGTTCAGCAAGGTTAGCCACTGAACTACCACATTCGCTAACTGTGGGGGTTCAGTCCCAGAAAGACCCTGTGCTGCAGCTGGTGTCCCTGCAGAATGCGTCTGGCAGCTGGATGCTTGATGAAGCTCTGGCTGCTGTGCTGGGAAAAACCAAAGAGGAGGTGGAAAAGGCAAAACCAGAATTG GTCAACAGTGAAGTGTGGGCCTCCATTCTGGCTCTGATTTGGCTTCATGGTTTTAAGATGGATGCAAAGGAGGAGTGGGAGCTTCTGTCTATGAAGGCTGCATCATGGATTAAAGCTCAGAATG CTCCATGTGTGTCGGAGTGTGTTGAAGCTGGAAATAAACTGTTGCACTGCAGCATGAAGAAAGAAGCTCTGGGGCTCTGA